Proteins from one Chitinophaga oryzae genomic window:
- a CDS encoding FAD-binding and (Fe-S)-binding domain-containing protein, producing MNIAHELKKILPENRIKSRYIDLISYASDAGFYHLVPQAVVQPIGEAEIVALFRFSQQYRIPLVFRTGGTSLSGQSITDGILVDLSQYWNKIQIEEKGLAVRVQPGITGAMVNTYLKKHARKIGPDPSSINSAMMGGILSNNSSGMCCGVALNSYHTTRYIRFILPDGNTFSTEHKKDYARFEMECAPLFVSLADCRDLIAADRALHDRIRHKYQTKNTVGYALNAFIDYHHPLDIMAHLLIGAEGTLAFIAEAVMDTVPDYAYKSTALLYFPTIYAACQAIVPLTNAGALMVELMDRASLHAVEDMDGMPAIVKTLPETAAALLIEFQEESQAALDARVNGFMASAASLDMSEPPVFTIDPAEQAFFWKIRKGLFPAVGAVRASGTTVILEDIAFPVDKLGDAILDLQKLFAQYNYLNAIIFGHAKDGNIHFVVTQSFNTPDEVTRYELFMQDVVALVVNKYDGTLKAEHGTGRNMAPFVETEWGGDAYDIMKKIKEAADPHNLLNPGVIINPDARAHLRHLKELPTVEEEVDRCIECGYCEHKCPSRDITTTPRRRIVIRRALKQLQKNGDKANYKVLLDQYQYDVLETCAVDGLCATACPVDINTGDLVKRLRRENHSPSANKLALQVAKHFRTVEWAARTAIRVGTGINRVFGKHAMTSITKGIRSIIPAVPLWSEQLQPAPDLGILKPQQSADASIVYFPACISRMLGTYEGKSKNLMETFMSVCRKAGISVVVPDNLSGTCCSQIFSSKGYKDAYEHTANHIIEKLWHDSRQGALPVVIDVSSCAYTLHHVRPALNAANKEKFDQLRILDAVDFLHDFVLPKVTAVNKKKSIALHPVCSLEKMKTGPKFVKVAQFFAEEVVVPKYAGCCGMAGDRGFLFPELTASATRPESLEVKCNEHDGYYSSTKTCEIAMSAAVKKNYESVLYLVDEGL from the coding sequence ATGAACATCGCACACGAACTCAAGAAAATCTTACCTGAAAATCGTATCAAGTCCAGGTATATCGATCTTATCTCATATGCCTCTGATGCGGGCTTCTACCACCTGGTACCGCAGGCGGTCGTGCAACCGATCGGTGAAGCTGAGATCGTAGCTTTGTTCCGCTTCTCGCAGCAGTACCGTATTCCGTTGGTGTTCCGTACCGGAGGCACCAGTCTCTCCGGCCAGTCCATTACCGATGGTATCCTGGTAGACCTGAGCCAGTACTGGAATAAAATACAGATAGAAGAAAAAGGGCTGGCCGTGCGGGTGCAGCCGGGCATTACCGGCGCGATGGTCAACACCTATCTGAAAAAGCATGCCCGTAAAATCGGCCCTGATCCGTCCAGCATCAACTCGGCCATGATGGGCGGTATCCTGTCCAACAACTCCAGCGGCATGTGCTGCGGCGTGGCGCTCAACTCCTATCACACCACCCGCTACATCCGGTTTATCCTGCCCGACGGCAACACTTTCAGCACAGAGCATAAAAAAGATTACGCCCGTTTTGAGATGGAATGTGCGCCGTTGTTTGTGAGCCTGGCCGACTGCCGCGACCTGATCGCCGCCGACCGCGCTTTACACGACCGTATCCGTCATAAATACCAGACTAAAAATACCGTAGGCTATGCCCTGAACGCTTTCATCGACTATCATCATCCGCTGGACATTATGGCCCACCTGCTGATAGGCGCCGAAGGCACGCTGGCGTTCATCGCCGAAGCCGTGATGGACACCGTGCCGGACTATGCCTACAAATCCACCGCGCTGTTATATTTCCCGACCATCTACGCCGCCTGTCAGGCCATCGTGCCGCTGACCAATGCCGGCGCCCTGATGGTGGAACTGATGGACCGGGCCTCGCTCCACGCCGTGGAAGACATGGATGGTATGCCCGCCATCGTGAAAACGTTGCCGGAAACAGCCGCCGCGCTGCTGATAGAGTTCCAGGAAGAAAGTCAGGCAGCCCTCGACGCCCGTGTCAACGGTTTCATGGCATCCGCCGCCAGCCTCGACATGTCCGAACCGCCGGTATTTACCATCGATCCGGCGGAGCAGGCCTTCTTCTGGAAAATCCGCAAAGGGCTGTTCCCCGCTGTAGGCGCCGTTCGCGCCAGCGGCACCACCGTTATCCTGGAAGACATCGCCTTCCCGGTAGATAAACTTGGCGATGCCATCCTCGATCTGCAAAAACTTTTCGCACAGTATAATTATCTCAACGCCATCATCTTCGGACATGCGAAAGACGGCAATATCCACTTTGTGGTCACCCAGTCGTTTAACACGCCCGATGAAGTGACCCGTTACGAACTTTTCATGCAGGATGTGGTAGCCCTCGTTGTCAACAAATACGATGGCACGCTCAAAGCCGAACATGGCACCGGCCGTAATATGGCGCCCTTCGTGGAAACAGAATGGGGCGGCGATGCCTATGATATCATGAAGAAGATCAAAGAGGCCGCCGATCCGCATAACCTGCTCAATCCCGGCGTGATCATCAACCCCGATGCCCGCGCTCACCTCAGGCACCTGAAGGAACTGCCTACCGTTGAAGAGGAGGTAGACCGCTGTATCGAATGCGGCTACTGCGAACATAAATGCCCGAGCCGCGATATCACCACCACGCCCCGCAGAAGGATCGTGATCCGGAGAGCGCTCAAACAGTTGCAGAAAAACGGCGACAAAGCCAATTATAAAGTCCTCCTTGACCAGTACCAGTACGATGTACTGGAAACCTGCGCTGTTGACGGCCTCTGTGCCACCGCCTGCCCGGTGGATATCAACACCGGCGACCTGGTGAAACGGCTCCGCCGCGAGAACCACTCCCCTTCGGCCAACAAACTCGCGTTGCAGGTAGCCAAACATTTCAGGACCGTAGAATGGGCCGCCAGGACTGCTATCCGGGTAGGCACCGGCATCAACCGCGTGTTCGGCAAACATGCCATGACCAGTATCACCAAAGGTATCCGCAGCATCATTCCTGCCGTACCCTTATGGTCCGAGCAGCTGCAACCCGCGCCCGACCTCGGCATCCTTAAACCGCAGCAGTCCGCCGACGCCTCCATCGTATACTTCCCCGCCTGCATCTCCCGCATGCTCGGCACTTACGAAGGCAAATCAAAAAACCTGATGGAGACATTCATGAGCGTCTGCCGGAAAGCCGGTATCAGTGTAGTCGTTCCCGATAACCTGAGTGGTACCTGCTGCAGCCAGATCTTCTCTTCCAAAGGATATAAAGATGCCTATGAACATACCGCCAACCACATCATAGAAAAGCTGTGGCATGACAGCCGCCAGGGCGCGCTGCCGGTAGTCATCGACGTCAGTTCCTGCGCGTATACGCTGCATCATGTGCGCCCCGCGCTCAACGCTGCCAACAAAGAAAAGTTCGACCAGCTCCGTATCCTCGACGCCGTGGACTTCCTGCACGATTTCGTACTCCCAAAGGTCACAGCGGTCAACAAGAAAAAAAGTATCGCGCTGCATCCGGTCTGTTCACTGGAGAAAATGAAGACAGGGCCTAAGTTCGTAAAAGTGGCCCAGTTCTTTGCAGAAGAGGTAGTAGTGCCAAAGTATGCCGGTTGCTGCGGCATGGCCGGCGACCGCGGATTCTTGTTCCCTGAACTAACGGCATCGGCTACACGTCCGGAGTCACTGGAAGTGAAATGTAATGAACATGACGGGTATTATTCTTCCACCAAAACCTGTGAGATTGCTATGTCTGCAGCGGTGAAGAAGAACTATGAGTCGGTGCTGTACCTGGTGGATGAGGGGTTGTAA
- a CDS encoding CRISPR-associated endoribonuclease Cas6, producing the protein MRFRVKLKATQPAAVIPINYPYALSAVISRILHQADEDYASFLHDKGYANPGSLKAFKLFSFSEIRTAFRIEGDRFRFLSDEAIFMISFHLPQVAEPFIQGLFQGEVIEIADRRSQAAFIITEVLPTPTPLEDIPDTAVTEVMLQPFSPLVCGTKNDRGYYDFLSPQHPDFVKQLVHTWREKFITMYGEDEVDTIFDPVSVEVVMMERPPKSRLVTIKADTPQETKIRGYTNFRLKVKGVGQALKLLADAGAGVYNSAGMGSLHIL; encoded by the coding sequence ATGCGTTTCAGAGTTAAACTAAAAGCCACACAACCAGCAGCCGTCATTCCAATTAACTACCCGTACGCCTTATCGGCAGTAATTTCCAGAATATTACACCAGGCCGATGAAGACTATGCGTCTTTTCTGCATGACAAGGGTTATGCAAATCCTGGCTCCCTCAAAGCATTTAAACTGTTTTCTTTTTCAGAGATCCGTACTGCCTTCCGGATAGAAGGGGACCGTTTCCGTTTTCTTTCTGACGAAGCCATATTCATGATCTCTTTTCATCTGCCGCAGGTGGCGGAGCCCTTTATTCAGGGGCTGTTTCAGGGAGAGGTCATTGAGATCGCCGATCGCCGCAGCCAGGCGGCCTTCATCATCACAGAAGTGCTCCCGACCCCGACGCCGCTGGAAGACATTCCGGACACAGCTGTCACGGAGGTGATGCTGCAGCCGTTTTCACCGCTGGTTTGCGGTACTAAAAATGACAGGGGATACTATGATTTCCTCTCGCCCCAGCATCCGGATTTCGTAAAACAACTGGTGCATACCTGGCGGGAGAAATTTATCACCATGTATGGGGAAGATGAAGTGGATACCATCTTTGACCCGGTGAGCGTGGAAGTGGTGATGATGGAAAGACCACCCAAGTCCCGGCTGGTGACCATCAAAGCAGATACGCCGCAGGAAACGAAAATCCGTGGCTATACGAACTTCAGGCTAAAAGTAAAAGGCGTGGGGCAGGCGCTGAAGTTACTGGCCGATGCCGGCGCCGGCGTATATAACAGCGCCGGAATGGGAAGCTTACATATTTTATAA
- a CDS encoding terpene synthase family protein — METTTLPGLYCPFPGKLNPLVEKADRHTAAWVRKFGLDNNDGQWPLYQEQKFTWMVARMFPNADLFRLAIAADFNTLLFLWDDEIDRITLNDPGTSFEVLAGKMIGVLKGRYKAEPQQDPPLLLAMQDIWLRMVQIGPADWQQRFIASLQAAFMSNSWRMQHVTATGGISLEDYMLHRPGIGGANFFLDLAEIMEGIHLPAAWYADPLIKDLGLLCSRTICWANDLFSYTKELEQGDELNLVMLIKNKKQLPLSKAVSEAAAVHDDEIRQFLHTAEILLSLSSGQDYPLLDRYILMLEHMMEGNISWSTKDTSRYGIANQELRIRDYAENL; from the coding sequence ATGGAAACAACAACACTTCCGGGGCTGTACTGCCCCTTCCCGGGAAAACTCAATCCTTTGGTTGAAAAAGCAGACCGCCATACGGCCGCCTGGGTCCGGAAATTCGGGCTGGACAACAACGACGGCCAGTGGCCACTGTACCAGGAACAGAAATTCACCTGGATGGTAGCCCGCATGTTCCCCAATGCCGATCTCTTCCGTCTCGCCATCGCGGCAGATTTCAACACGCTCCTTTTCCTCTGGGACGACGAGATCGACCGCATCACCCTCAACGACCCCGGCACCAGCTTTGAAGTCCTCGCCGGTAAAATGATCGGTGTCCTGAAAGGCAGGTATAAGGCGGAGCCGCAACAGGACCCGCCCCTGCTGCTCGCCATGCAGGACATCTGGCTGCGTATGGTACAGATAGGGCCGGCCGACTGGCAGCAACGGTTTATTGCCAGCCTCCAGGCAGCGTTTATGTCCAACAGCTGGCGCATGCAACATGTGACCGCCACCGGCGGTATCTCCCTGGAAGACTATATGCTGCACCGCCCGGGCATCGGCGGCGCCAACTTCTTCCTCGACCTCGCAGAAATCATGGAAGGCATACACCTGCCGGCTGCCTGGTACGCCGATCCGCTGATCAAAGACCTCGGCCTGCTTTGCAGCCGGACCATCTGCTGGGCCAATGACCTGTTTTCCTATACCAAGGAACTGGAACAGGGCGACGAACTGAACCTCGTCATGCTGATCAAAAACAAAAAACAGCTGCCCCTCAGCAAAGCCGTCAGCGAAGCCGCCGCTGTTCATGACGATGAAATAAGGCAATTCCTGCATACCGCCGAAATACTGCTGTCACTCAGCTCCGGGCAGGACTATCCGCTGCTGGACCGGTATATCCTTATGCTGGAACATATGATGGAAGGAAATATTTCCTGGAGCACTAAAGATACCAGCCGTTACGGTATCGCCAACCAGGAACTGCGAATCAGGGATTACGCTGAGAATTTGTAG
- a CDS encoding ATP-binding response regulator, translating into MISANQYPNDLFQTIAPRAARAGIIHTGTAQLEGEEKKRVSIINTLSLASIALCLIFGTVIYYLTGNLEILLPAYAEALLFVVVLMLNHFRWHNTAAILTALVHNLSIVYFSALLGMVTEVYLLFFFLLGAALMVFYGKPLLIKFSIAISVISLVLCELNYYYYFIEPLELSLNEQFLIRWVTIPAILVLDVLTFALYVRTLRRKNAQLERKATALELADKATRRQAMETSHEMRNPFNAVYGISQDLLMQVQKSDLYPAELKASIEHLYSASHNVLQILNNNLEHFRQQEGVAPQLESGVFNVRDWAEEATAIYQYIANVRDVSIVLEVAPEMPARLEGDKIKLTQILNNLLFNAIKFTHADSTVTVQIRPDGKQWQLVVKDSGDGIPPERLSTIFSPYVSEQHAFGGTGLGLPIVQRFVELMGGSITVTSKTGEGSVFTVNLPLTAVEEAPAPAAPVNRNITLRTFPGVKALVVDDNQMSNMILSRFLERMECSTTTALGGEEGLEKAIATQPDIIFLDSHMPGMDGKATLAALQANPVTHNAIVIIVSGDAAEASITEMLAAGADDFMTKPIDLKSLNELMIRFEARLTTNSQRNP; encoded by the coding sequence ATGATCTCAGCAAACCAATATCCCAATGACCTATTTCAGACTATTGCACCCCGTGCTGCTCGCGCGGGGATCATACATACCGGGACTGCCCAGCTGGAAGGAGAGGAGAAGAAACGAGTCAGTATCATCAACACCCTCAGTCTTGCGTCTATTGCACTTTGTTTAATCTTCGGAACCGTCATTTACTATCTTACCGGTAACCTGGAGATCCTGCTGCCCGCTTACGCAGAAGCCCTTTTGTTTGTGGTGGTGCTTATGCTCAACCATTTCCGTTGGCATAATACAGCAGCCATCCTGACCGCTCTTGTGCATAATCTTTCCATCGTTTACTTCAGCGCCCTGCTGGGCATGGTAACGGAAGTGTACCTGCTTTTCTTTTTTCTTTTAGGCGCTGCGCTGATGGTGTTTTATGGTAAGCCGCTGCTGATAAAGTTCAGTATTGCGATTTCAGTGATCTCGCTGGTATTGTGTGAACTGAATTACTATTACTATTTTATTGAGCCGCTGGAGCTCTCGCTTAACGAGCAGTTTTTGATCCGCTGGGTGACGATTCCGGCTATCCTGGTGCTGGACGTGCTCACTTTTGCGTTGTATGTGCGTACGCTGCGCCGTAAAAATGCGCAGCTGGAACGGAAAGCCACCGCGCTGGAACTGGCGGACAAAGCCACGCGGCGGCAGGCCATGGAGACTTCCCATGAAATGAGGAATCCTTTTAACGCGGTGTATGGTATCTCGCAGGACCTGCTGATGCAGGTACAGAAAAGTGATCTTTACCCGGCTGAACTGAAAGCGTCCATAGAGCATTTGTATTCCGCTTCGCACAACGTGTTGCAGATCCTGAACAACAACCTGGAGCATTTCCGGCAACAGGAAGGGGTGGCGCCGCAGCTGGAGTCGGGCGTGTTTAACGTGCGGGACTGGGCGGAGGAAGCGACGGCCATCTACCAGTACATCGCGAATGTAAGGGATGTCAGTATTGTTTTGGAAGTTGCCCCGGAGATGCCTGCGCGGCTGGAAGGAGATAAGATCAAACTAACGCAGATACTCAATAACCTGTTGTTCAATGCGATCAAATTCACTCATGCCGATAGCACCGTCACTGTGCAGATCAGGCCTGACGGCAAACAATGGCAGTTGGTGGTAAAAGACAGCGGGGATGGAATTCCGCCGGAGCGGCTGTCCACTATTTTTTCACCGTATGTATCTGAACAACACGCTTTTGGCGGGACCGGGCTTGGACTGCCCATTGTGCAGCGTTTCGTGGAACTGATGGGAGGCTCTATCACCGTGACCAGCAAAACCGGCGAAGGGTCTGTGTTTACCGTCAATCTGCCGCTGACAGCGGTGGAGGAGGCGCCTGCGCCGGCTGCCCCGGTGAACAGGAACATCACACTGCGCACTTTCCCCGGTGTGAAAGCGCTGGTGGTAGATGATAACCAGATGAGCAATATGATCCTGAGCCGTTTCCTCGAACGGATGGAATGCAGTACTACCACTGCTTTGGGTGGAGAAGAAGGGTTGGAAAAAGCCATCGCAACGCAGCCCGACATTATTTTCCTGGACTCCCATATGCCGGGCATGGACGGTAAAGCCACGCTGGCGGCGTTACAGGCCAACCCTGTAACGCATAACGCCATCGTGATTATTGTTTCCGGCGACGCGGCCGAAGCATCCATTACAGAGATGCTCGCAGCCGGCGCCGACGATTTTATGACCAAACCCATTGACCTGAAAAGCCTCAACGAGTTAATGATCAGATTTGAAGCTCGTCTTACTACAAATTCTCAGCGTAATCCCTGA
- a CDS encoding endopygalactorunase → MKHIFILFLVHIVTGAAKAPAAVPLPLPRALAGPASPHIASILGDTIKVVTGSTFAYTTDTKAGEGLVSTATTVAHLLAELQTNVAVLSSQVTAADGKPKAAGVILAGDRLTLTNARGSTTYYLLPEQRALTGRLELLRPTITAQVKNTITLQYTAGQRSPDATITLHFPAGITITPENTTVNVTGRGAVLLRDLPRQSIGRTGTRYSYTRVGEAMIDKAADGGATLTLRHLDLRPANGPDLVLTIPDVTLTATGRYFISAACTTSQPAVLASSGLAGETADLWVTKTIADFKKVMVKDKPYHELRRDYTQAHFRWTPVAAGRITMEYSTDSGRHWSAAKASIDVEHGAAAVTGLRRDKLYHFRLLVKDGVHRGGSNIASDYTGMLDIRKFGVQGNDTTDHTAAINEAVRFMHNIGGGTLLFSEGTYNVRTVHLQSNVYLYIGKQAVIRALKGADAPETTWFSDQAYRSGLSPTDRGPYEDPENYLTKQDVGHHYFHNAMFFGERLDNVKIIGNGLITGNGNLVTSDKVMNNPPDKRADKMFSLKLCTNVEIGGIHRDNDLWYDSAKDVPYYMDKDGQPSYDDSNMLQIDRAGHFVLLATGTDTLFVHDTYFGKMNQTSVRDIYDFMGCNQVTVQNIYSRVSSDDIVKPGSDCSLGFTRPARHYRVRNVIGDTNCNLFQIGSETADDITDICVDNIYVLGANKAGFSISTNDGGHVKDIHLNCGHTGPVNQRSRMMRTTAPFFISISNRGRVIGATVGQYTFAEEGRKRTELLVQNVSIGQVENIVINSIDISEVYGGSSFSNGVRWKPFDGSQHRATSVIAGYALPAAAAVEGGLDFTLPDGRHTGYIRHVAFNDVHITDKGGRPLADTAQRPPELGVGQYNVSNLRIQPAYGLWARHVEGLSISESSFRYEQPDGRYALFLDDVQGAVLSGVKTIRAAGISEWLRSIRSSGVRWNNVVFYQDAWGKSPVTAGSR, encoded by the coding sequence ATGAAACACATATTCATCCTGTTTTTGGTCCACATTGTTACAGGAGCGGCGAAAGCTCCGGCTGCCGTACCGCTGCCACTGCCGCGTGCGCTCGCCGGCCCGGCGTCCCCGCATATCGCATCCATCCTTGGAGACACGATCAAAGTAGTCACCGGCAGCACCTTCGCCTATACAACAGATACAAAAGCAGGTGAAGGGCTGGTCAGCACTGCTACCACAGTAGCGCATCTGTTGGCCGAACTGCAAACCAATGTGGCCGTACTGAGCAGCCAGGTAACTGCAGCAGACGGCAAACCCAAAGCTGCGGGCGTCATCCTCGCAGGCGATCGTCTCACACTCACCAACGCCAGGGGCAGCACGACTTACTACCTGCTCCCGGAGCAGCGCGCCCTCACCGGCAGGCTGGAGCTGCTGCGGCCAACAATAACGGCACAAGTAAAGAATACCATCACGCTTCAATATACCGCTGGTCAGCGCAGCCCGGATGCTACCATCACGCTGCATTTCCCGGCAGGCATCACGATCACGCCGGAGAATACGACGGTCAACGTGACCGGCCGCGGCGCCGTGCTGCTCAGGGATTTACCGAGACAGTCCATCGGCCGCACGGGTACCCGCTACTCCTATACGCGTGTAGGCGAAGCAATGATTGACAAGGCTGCAGACGGCGGCGCTACGCTTACCTTGCGCCACCTGGACCTGCGCCCGGCCAACGGGCCCGACCTGGTGCTGACGATACCCGATGTTACGCTGACGGCCACCGGAAGATATTTTATCAGTGCTGCCTGCACCACTTCGCAGCCGGCGGTGCTGGCCAGCTCGGGCCTGGCAGGGGAAACTGCGGACCTCTGGGTGACCAAAACCATCGCCGATTTTAAAAAGGTGATGGTAAAAGATAAACCCTATCACGAATTACGACGCGACTATACGCAGGCACATTTTCGCTGGACGCCGGTCGCCGCCGGCAGGATAACGATGGAATATTCCACCGATAGCGGCAGGCACTGGTCGGCCGCCAAAGCAAGCATAGACGTGGAACACGGTGCTGCCGCCGTTACCGGCCTGCGTCGCGACAAGCTGTATCATTTCCGGCTGCTGGTGAAAGACGGCGTGCATCGCGGCGGTTCCAACATTGCCAGTGATTACACCGGAATGCTGGACATCCGGAAGTTCGGTGTGCAGGGCAATGACACCACAGATCATACCGCCGCTATCAACGAAGCGGTCCGCTTTATGCATAACATCGGCGGCGGCACCCTGCTATTCAGCGAAGGCACCTACAACGTACGCACGGTACACCTGCAAAGCAACGTATACCTCTATATCGGCAAGCAGGCCGTTATCCGTGCGCTGAAAGGCGCCGACGCCCCGGAAACGACCTGGTTCAGCGATCAGGCCTATCGCTCCGGCCTCTCACCCACAGACCGCGGCCCTTACGAAGACCCGGAAAACTACCTCACCAAGCAGGACGTAGGGCATCATTATTTCCACAATGCCATGTTCTTCGGAGAACGGCTCGATAATGTCAAAATCATCGGCAACGGACTCATCACCGGCAATGGCAACCTCGTCACCAGTGACAAGGTAATGAACAACCCTCCCGACAAACGGGCGGATAAAATGTTTTCGCTGAAACTATGCACCAACGTGGAAATAGGCGGTATCCACCGCGATAATGACCTCTGGTATGATTCCGCGAAAGACGTCCCTTACTATATGGATAAAGACGGGCAGCCTTCGTATGATGACAGTAATATGCTGCAGATAGATCGTGCAGGCCACTTTGTGCTGCTGGCTACAGGCACGGACACGCTCTTCGTGCATGACACTTACTTCGGCAAAATGAATCAGACCAGTGTACGGGATATCTATGATTTTATGGGATGTAACCAGGTCACGGTGCAGAATATTTATTCCCGCGTCAGTTCAGACGATATCGTAAAACCGGGATCTGACTGTTCACTGGGATTTACCCGTCCGGCGCGGCATTACCGGGTGCGCAACGTCATTGGCGATACTAACTGCAACCTATTCCAGATAGGTTCGGAAACGGCGGATGATATTACGGATATCTGTGTGGACAACATTTATGTACTGGGCGCCAATAAGGCCGGGTTCTCCATCTCCACCAACGACGGCGGGCATGTGAAGGATATTCACCTCAACTGCGGACATACCGGACCGGTAAACCAGCGGTCCCGCATGATGCGCACCACGGCGCCGTTTTTTATCTCCATTTCCAACAGGGGACGGGTGATAGGCGCTACGGTGGGGCAATATACTTTTGCAGAAGAAGGCCGGAAACGGACGGAACTGCTGGTGCAAAACGTGAGTATCGGACAGGTGGAAAACATCGTGATCAACAGTATTGATATTTCGGAAGTCTACGGGGGCAGCTCTTTTAGTAATGGTGTCCGCTGGAAGCCCTTCGATGGTTCACAGCACCGGGCGACATCTGTCATCGCCGGTTATGCCCTGCCAGCCGCGGCTGCTGTGGAAGGCGGACTGGATTTTACGTTGCCGGATGGCCGTCACACCGGGTATATCCGCCATGTGGCGTTCAACGATGTGCATATCACTGACAAAGGCGGGCGTCCCCTGGCCGATACGGCGCAACGGCCGCCGGAGCTGGGGGTAGGGCAGTATAATGTGTCTAATCTCAGGATACAGCCTGCGTACGGACTGTGGGCCCGTCATGTGGAAGGACTGAGCATCTCGGAAAGTTCATTCAGGTACGAGCAGCCGGACGGGCGCTATGCCTTGTTCCTCGACGATGTACAGGGCGCCGTGCTCTCCGGCGTCAAAACCATCAGGGCGGCAGGTATCAGCGAATGGCTGCGTAGTATCCGGTCTTCCGGTGTTCGTTGGAATAATGTTGTGTTTTACCAGGATGCCTGGGGTAAATCGCCGGTGACAGCCGGCAGCCGTTAG
- a CDS encoding VOC family protein gives MKISRLDHLVLTVADIAATCRFYEDILGMEVQTFGDNRTALRFGQQKINLHQQGKEFEPKAIRPAPGSADLCFITQTPIREVKEELVSKNIPLLESEVKRTGANGPILSIYFRDPDGNLIEVSNYI, from the coding sequence ATGAAGATATCAAGACTGGACCACCTCGTCCTTACCGTCGCCGATATAGCGGCCACCTGCCGTTTTTATGAAGATATATTAGGCATGGAAGTACAGACCTTCGGCGACAACCGCACAGCGCTCCGGTTTGGTCAGCAAAAAATCAATCTGCATCAGCAGGGGAAAGAATTCGAGCCTAAAGCTATACGTCCGGCCCCCGGTTCTGCAGACTTATGTTTTATTACCCAAACGCCTATACGTGAAGTGAAAGAAGAACTGGTCAGCAAAAACATTCCCCTCCTGGAATCGGAAGTAAAAAGAACGGGCGCCAATGGTCCTATCCTCTCCATTTACTTCCGGGACCCGGACGGGAACCTTATTGAAGTAAGCAACTATATTTGA
- a CDS encoding chloramphenicol acetyltransferase, producing MKQQLDINNWARKDHYHFFSQFEEPFFGVCVNVDCTRAYYVSKAYGYSFFLYYLHKAMVAMNLTEPFRYRIIDKQVWVYDHIDPSPTINRPDGTFGFAYFPYHADFETFAAAARVETEKVQGSTGLIPAVSGENVVHCSSMPWINFTGLSHARSFTFPDSCPKISFGKMTDNDGKMTMPVSVHVHHALMDGYHVGLFLDEFQRQLDI from the coding sequence ATGAAACAACAACTGGACATAAACAACTGGGCCAGAAAAGACCATTATCATTTTTTTAGTCAGTTCGAGGAGCCTTTTTTCGGGGTTTGCGTTAATGTGGATTGTACCCGCGCTTACTACGTATCCAAGGCGTACGGGTATTCGTTTTTCCTGTACTACCTGCATAAGGCCATGGTAGCGATGAATCTTACAGAACCTTTTCGTTACCGTATCATCGACAAACAGGTATGGGTATACGATCATATCGATCCTTCCCCGACCATCAACCGGCCTGACGGCACTTTCGGTTTTGCTTACTTCCCGTATCACGCGGACTTTGAAACCTTTGCTGCTGCTGCGCGCGTGGAAACAGAAAAGGTGCAGGGCAGCACCGGCCTTATACCTGCCGTATCCGGTGAAAACGTGGTGCATTGTTCTTCCATGCCCTGGATCAATTTTACCGGGTTGTCCCATGCCCGCAGCTTTACCTTTCCGGACAGCTGTCCGAAGATCTCTTTCGGTAAGATGACCGATAACGATGGTAAAATGACAATGCCGGTATCAGTACATGTGCATCATGCGCTGATGGATGGCTATCATGTGGGGCTGTTCCTGGACGAGTTCCAGAGACAGTTGGATATTTGA